The Candidatus Nitrosocosmicus franklandus genome contains a region encoding:
- the rplD gene encoding 50S ribosomal protein L4, with protein sequence MYSKIFDLKGKELEIIELPPIFNYPYRPEVIKKAFVNMDTHHFQKQGRYPAAGEMVSAESRNTGLGIARIARAKGEGFSRAGQAAGVGGVRKGRLAHPPESWKVTYKKLNKKERILALYSAISCTSNGELIAKRGHMVEGINSFPIVLTDDVENINKTKNLAALLESLGLGRDVERVERSVKKRSGKAKRRGRPSRVGKSVLIVVGNQECDLLKLDDSLPGVSIKSVKDLSIIDLAPGARPIRLTLYSKSSLQSLQNKKISPHKLEEGNK encoded by the coding sequence TTGTATTCAAAAATTTTTGATTTAAAAGGTAAGGAATTAGAAATCATAGAATTACCCCCAATTTTTAATTATCCGTATCGTCCGGAAGTTATTAAGAAAGCATTCGTGAATATGGATACTCACCACTTTCAAAAGCAGGGAAGATATCCTGCTGCAGGTGAAATGGTCAGCGCTGAATCACGTAATACGGGATTGGGTATAGCTAGGATAGCCCGTGCGAAGGGAGAGGGATTTTCTAGAGCAGGTCAAGCTGCCGGTGTTGGAGGTGTCCGCAAGGGTAGACTAGCTCATCCGCCAGAATCATGGAAGGTGACTTATAAGAAACTAAACAAAAAGGAAAGAATTCTTGCATTGTACTCTGCTATTTCTTGCACGTCTAATGGTGAGTTGATAGCCAAAAGAGGCCATATGGTAGAAGGGATTAATTCGTTTCCCATAGTATTGACAGATGATGTAGAAAATATTAATAAAACTAAGAATTTAGCTGCATTGTTAGAATCTCTTGGACTAGGAAGGGATGTTGAGAGAGTTGAACGATCAGTAAAAAAGCGCTCGGGGAAAGCAAAGCGGCGTGGCCGTCCAAGTAGAGTAGGTAAGAGCGTCCTGATTGTAGTAGGTAATCAAGAATGCGATTTGTTAAAATTAGATGATTCTTTGCCCGGCGTAAGTATTAAAAGTGTAAAAGATTTAAGTATTATTGATTTAGCCCCAGGAGCTAGACCAATACGTTTGACGTTGTATTCAAAGAGTTCTCTCCAATCGCTCCAAAACAAGAAGATTTCACCCCACAAACTCGAGGAGGGAAATAAATGA
- a CDS encoding 30S ribosomal protein S17 — MVRNIGIQVKGPKKTCTNKYCPFCGSLSLRGKLVSGIVVSHKSKNMVVVEREYSRFVSKYKRYERSKSKIHAFISDCQEVEDGNKVKIAECRPLSKTVSFAVVEVSE; from the coding sequence ATGGTCAGAAATATAGGTATTCAAGTTAAAGGTCCCAAAAAAACATGCACAAATAAATATTGCCCATTTTGTGGTTCCTTGTCATTACGCGGTAAGCTTGTTAGTGGTATCGTTGTTAGTCATAAGAGCAAGAATATGGTAGTTGTTGAAAGGGAATATTCAAGATTTGTTAGTAAATACAAAAGATACGAACGTAGCAAGTCAAAGATTCACGCTTTCATTTCCGATTGTCAGGAAGTAGAAGATGGAAATAAGGTAAAGATTGCGGAATGTCGTCCGCTCTCAAAGACTGTTTCATTTGCAGTAGTGGAGGTCAGTGAATAA
- a CDS encoding 30S ribosomal protein S3 — translation MSQSREGQVNMNAIKNVLKNNYRNSELDEFLKEELKDAGFGGADIQKSPLGTRLTLYVTRPGLVIGRKGSGIRDLTSKLEVKFGLSNPQISVVEVDVPELNPKIMCNRLAQLIERGTAFRRAALWTVNTVKNAGALGVEVTISGKLRSERAHFEKHSAGIIPKSGNMADKVVREGIANVLTKMGIMGIRLKIAIKDATPPEFELLSMHKEHATNDNEIDAKVVDKSSSTQEEETTGKNKPKEILENTGEINK, via the coding sequence TTGTCGCAATCGAGGGAAGGACAAGTTAACATGAATGCAATTAAGAATGTTTTAAAAAATAACTATCGTAATAGTGAACTCGATGAATTTTTGAAAGAAGAATTAAAGGATGCAGGATTTGGGGGAGCAGACATTCAAAAATCACCCTTAGGAACTAGACTCACTCTATACGTTACTAGACCAGGGCTAGTAATTGGACGAAAGGGTAGTGGCATTAGAGATTTAACATCAAAACTTGAAGTTAAATTCGGTCTTTCTAACCCGCAGATTTCAGTAGTAGAAGTTGATGTACCTGAATTGAACCCTAAAATAATGTGTAATAGACTTGCTCAGTTGATTGAAAGAGGAACGGCCTTTCGACGTGCAGCTCTTTGGACCGTAAATACTGTTAAAAACGCTGGAGCCTTGGGAGTAGAGGTAACTATCTCAGGAAAACTAAGAAGCGAAAGAGCTCATTTCGAAAAACATTCTGCTGGTATAATACCAAAGAGTGGAAACATGGCTGATAAGGTGGTGAGAGAAGGTATTGCGAATGTATTAACGAAGATGGGGATTATGGGTATAAGATTGAAGATCGCAATAAAGGATGCTACCCCACCGGAATTTGAGCTACTATCGATGCATAAAGAACACGCAACAAATGATAATGAAATAGATGCGAAGGTGGTAGATAAATCCAGTTCAACTCAAGAAGAGGAAACAACAGGAAAGAACAAGCCAAAAGAAATATTAGAAAATACAGGAGAGATCAATAAGTAA
- a CDS encoding 30S ribosomal protein S19: MAREFKFKGYSGDQIQKLSIETLMPLLNSRQRRSLDRRLSTYMNDEKRKFREDLKLARDGKLNGQLKTHLRDMIILPDMIGLTVLVHNGKEFISYTIKPEMVGHYLGEYAITNKRVQHGAPGVGSSRSSLYVPLK; the protein is encoded by the coding sequence ATGGCAAGAGAATTTAAATTTAAAGGATATTCAGGTGATCAAATTCAAAAATTGTCAATTGAAACTTTGATGCCTCTTCTCAATTCTAGACAGAGGAGATCACTTGACAGAAGGCTTTCTACATACATGAATGATGAGAAAAGGAAGTTTCGAGAAGATCTAAAGCTGGCCAGAGACGGAAAATTAAATGGACAGTTGAAAACTCATCTTCGAGATATGATAATTCTTCCTGATATGATAGGACTGACAGTTTTAGTGCATAACGGAAAGGAATTCATTTCTTATACTATAAAACCGGAAATGGTAGGACATTATCTTGGAGAATACGCAATAACAAACAAGAGGGTTCAGCACGGCGCACCCGGTGTCGGATCGTCAAGGTCTAGTTTATACGTTCCATTAAAGTGA
- a CDS encoding 50S ribosomal protein L14: MSSKSRAVSSRGVEEFRPYVTRSLPLYANLVCADNTGAKILQIAQVTRYKGRHSRLPTAAVGDFVTVTVKKGPAELRKQIFGAVIVRQKYPIRRLNGVRVSFEDNAAVLVTQEGEIKGTDLKGPVAAEAAEKWPRIANLASMIV, translated from the coding sequence ATGTCGTCAAAATCAAGAGCTGTTTCTTCAAGAGGAGTCGAGGAATTTAGGCCATATGTGACAAGATCCTTACCCTTATATGCAAATCTAGTTTGTGCAGACAATACCGGAGCAAAAATATTGCAAATTGCACAGGTGACACGATACAAGGGTAGGCATTCGCGGTTGCCTACAGCAGCTGTTGGCGATTTTGTAACAGTCACAGTAAAAAAAGGACCTGCTGAATTGCGAAAGCAGATTTTTGGGGCAGTAATAGTGAGACAAAAGTATCCAATTAGAAGACTAAACGGAGTAAGAGTATCCTTCGAGGATAATGCAGCAGTTTTAGTAACACAAGAGGGAGAAATAAAAGGAACTGATTTGAAAGGCCCAGTAGCTGCCGAAGCAGCTGAAAAGTGGCCAAGAATTGCTAATCTAGCATCTATGATTGTTTAA
- a CDS encoding 30S ribosomal protein S4e: MVRKSGSTKLKRQKAPNFWDVRRKSSQFILSPRPGPYPKSKCYPLGILLRDVLHLSSTANETKQILNSGQIKVDGIVRRDIRFGVGIMDVIEISSSNKAYRLIPKGSELLVPVETNEKKSKLLKITSKTTISGGKIQYGFHDGKSLIGDDVDMKVGDVCLVTIPELKIDKHIKFETGCLAIVVQGENAGKIGRVEEIKDGMFSLPKRVVVTFDEKTVELPVELIMPIGVEDPVLEVLAIE; encoded by the coding sequence TTGGTAAGAAAAAGCGGGAGTACAAAATTAAAAAGACAAAAGGCCCCAAATTTCTGGGATGTTAGAAGAAAATCATCGCAGTTTATTCTTTCACCAAGACCTGGTCCATACCCTAAATCAAAATGTTATCCTCTTGGCATACTACTTCGAGATGTGTTACATCTCAGTTCTACTGCTAACGAGACTAAACAGATTTTGAATTCTGGTCAAATAAAGGTCGATGGAATAGTCAGGCGAGATATAAGATTCGGAGTGGGGATTATGGATGTTATTGAAATATCTAGTAGCAACAAGGCATATAGGTTGATACCTAAAGGATCAGAGCTATTAGTTCCGGTTGAAACAAATGAAAAAAAATCAAAGTTATTAAAAATTACAAGCAAAACAACTATTAGTGGGGGTAAGATTCAATATGGATTTCATGATGGGAAATCGTTAATTGGTGACGATGTGGATATGAAAGTAGGTGATGTATGTTTGGTAACAATACCTGAGTTAAAAATCGATAAACATATCAAATTTGAAACTGGTTGTCTTGCAATTGTTGTTCAAGGAGAAAATGCTGGTAAGATAGGAAGAGTTGAAGAAATAAAGGATGGGATGTTTTCATTACCTAAGAGAGTGGTAGTAACATTCGATGAAAAAACAGTTGAATTACCGGTTGAACTTATTATGCCTATTGGAGTAGAAGATCCGGTGTTGGAGGTTTTGGCAATTGAGTGA
- the rplX gene encoding 50S ribosomal protein L24, protein MKSKTNNISANLSNNLRKDYGRKSVGIVKGDSVKIMRGEYKGVEGKVEKIHIHRGRLSIEGVQREKIKGGQVKVQIHASNVQITSLHLDDEKRKKKLQEKKEQINKSSRKSTVNTSNKGVVKDSE, encoded by the coding sequence ATGAAGAGCAAAACTAATAATATTTCAGCCAATTTGTCAAACAATCTGAGAAAGGATTATGGAAGAAAAAGTGTTGGAATTGTAAAAGGAGATTCAGTGAAAATCATGCGTGGCGAATATAAAGGTGTAGAAGGTAAGGTTGAAAAAATACACATTCATAGGGGAAGGTTAAGTATTGAAGGAGTCCAGAGGGAGAAAATAAAAGGTGGTCAAGTGAAAGTACAGATACATGCATCAAATGTTCAAATCACTTCGCTTCACTTAGATGATGAAAAAAGAAAGAAAAAATTGCAAGAGAAAAAGGAACAAATTAATAAATCATCAAGAAAATCAACAGTGAATACGAGTAATAAAGGAGTAGTTAAGGATAGTGAATAG
- a CDS encoding 50S ribosomal protein L23: MNNTLKSKSLDIDTDQASKIILEPYVTEKTFNIIEKENKLSFIVHNKATKGQIIKSMKIIYEADISEVNTFNTIRGKKAIMKFKNADGARQLATNLGLV; this comes from the coding sequence ATGAACAATACATTGAAAAGTAAGAGTCTTGACATTGATACTGATCAGGCAAGCAAGATCATTCTTGAACCATATGTTACAGAAAAGACATTTAATATAATTGAAAAAGAGAATAAGCTTAGCTTTATAGTTCATAACAAAGCCACTAAAGGACAAATCATAAAGTCGATGAAAATCATTTATGAAGCAGACATCAGTGAAGTAAATACTTTTAATACGATTCGTGGTAAAAAAGCCATTATGAAATTTAAGAACGCGGATGGGGCAAGACAGCTTGCAACTAACTTAGGATTGGTTTAG
- a CDS encoding ribonuclease P protein subunit: MSKYRANFENTNTKLLNSSMQIIKSSNAQNNGRSGKVVNITKNMIVLRGNTLNRVIKIPKKEISKYSIITDKGVTILPGKRLLGRPEEIKSISK; the protein is encoded by the coding sequence ATGAGCAAGTACAGAGCTAATTTTGAGAATACTAATACTAAATTATTAAACTCATCGATGCAGATAATTAAATCCTCCAATGCTCAGAACAATGGTAGAAGTGGTAAAGTTGTTAATATAACGAAGAATATGATTGTATTAAGAGGTAATACACTCAATCGAGTAATAAAGATACCTAAGAAGGAAATTTCAAAATATAGTATAATTACAGATAAAGGAGTAACTATACTTCCTGGCAAGCGATTATTAGGAAGACCAGAAGAAATCAAGAGTATAAGCAAGTGA
- a CDS encoding 50S ribosomal protein L3, whose amino-acid sequence MGHRKYSAPRRGSIAFRPRARAKSLEARIRTWPENLGRDNVGLVGFAGFKVGQIQVMTVDDKEKTPNYGKPLMNHSTVISLPPLKVVGMRAYYEDQNGKHALFDVFSKDSSKEIAAKYKTKYSEESMKKAEEKITEAKNLVAIVAVNPNKIGLSQKTPFIYEIPVTGKDIQSKFEFLKSKLGQEIKVSEVFKTGQYIDVHGITRGKGVEGPITRFGVKRKQHKSRKSVRAVGTLGPISPAVVMYTVARQGQRGFHQRTEYNKRILMMSNSENTDVLNINPAGGYKHFGLVSGDYMIVRGTIPGVPKRLVKLRHPIRSKQSKINEPKILEVVI is encoded by the coding sequence ATGGGTCACCGCAAATATAGTGCACCAAGAAGAGGTAGTATTGCTTTTCGTCCTAGGGCCAGAGCGAAAAGCTTAGAAGCTAGGATAAGAACATGGCCTGAAAATCTCGGCCGTGATAATGTAGGATTAGTTGGATTTGCAGGATTTAAAGTAGGTCAAATTCAAGTTATGACTGTTGATGATAAGGAGAAGACCCCAAATTATGGTAAACCGTTAATGAATCATTCTACAGTAATCTCACTACCGCCTTTAAAAGTTGTGGGTATGCGCGCTTATTATGAAGATCAAAATGGCAAGCATGCCCTATTTGATGTATTCTCGAAGGATAGTAGCAAAGAGATAGCCGCTAAGTACAAGACGAAATATTCGGAAGAAAGCATGAAAAAAGCCGAAGAGAAAATTACAGAGGCAAAAAATTTGGTGGCAATTGTTGCAGTAAATCCAAATAAGATTGGATTGTCTCAAAAAACACCATTTATTTATGAAATACCAGTTACAGGAAAGGATATTCAATCAAAATTCGAATTTTTAAAATCAAAACTCGGTCAAGAAATAAAGGTTTCAGAGGTTTTTAAGACCGGGCAATATATTGATGTTCATGGAATTACCAGAGGAAAGGGAGTTGAAGGTCCTATTACTAGATTTGGAGTAAAGCGAAAACAACATAAGTCTAGAAAAAGTGTAAGGGCAGTTGGAACCTTAGGACCAATATCTCCAGCAGTCGTAATGTATACAGTGGCCAGACAAGGTCAACGAGGGTTTCATCAAAGAACAGAATATAATAAACGAATCTTGATGATGTCAAACTCTGAAAACACAGATGTTTTGAACATAAATCCTGCAGGTGGATATAAGCATTTTGGTCTGGTTAGTGGGGATTATATGATTGTCAGGGGTACTATTCCTGGAGTTCCCAAAAGACTAGTAAAATTAAGACACCCAATTAGAAGCAAACAATCCAAGATTAATGAACCAAAAATATTGGAGGTAGTGATATAA
- the rpmC gene encoding 50S ribosomal protein L29, which translates to MARNKIKTLRQFDDDDLKDKLTDLKVDLAKLRSEALKGTLKKDAGVIRWKRRDIARILTIMNERVRGKKTQ; encoded by the coding sequence TTGGCCCGAAATAAGATAAAGACATTAAGACAGTTTGATGATGATGATTTAAAAGATAAGTTAACTGACCTGAAAGTCGACTTAGCCAAGCTAAGGTCGGAAGCATTGAAAGGTACTTTGAAAAAAGATGCCGGTGTAATTAGATGGAAGAGGCGTGATATTGCCAGAATATTGACTATAATGAATGAAAGAGTAAGAGGGAAAAAAACACAATGA
- a CDS encoding 50S ribosomal protein L22, which translates to MPEYSYSFQKYEKSRHVRAAIRDKSISHKHAREIALAINNKSIEKAREFLENVLIRKVAVPYRRYHNEVAHRSNISDGFCSGRYPHKSTKEFLKLLDNLESNAEYKGMDLDRLKIISVVVHQGTKLKRFTPRAMGRASPKYDTLVHVEVVAIEGRTS; encoded by the coding sequence ATGCCCGAATACTCATACTCATTTCAAAAATACGAGAAATCAAGACATGTTAGAGCTGCAATTAGGGATAAGTCGATATCGCATAAACACGCAAGAGAAATAGCACTTGCAATAAATAATAAGTCAATAGAAAAGGCAAGGGAATTTTTGGAAAATGTTTTGATAAGAAAGGTAGCAGTACCTTATCGCAGGTATCATAACGAGGTCGCTCATCGATCAAATATTAGTGATGGTTTTTGCTCAGGGCGATATCCACATAAGTCCACCAAAGAGTTTCTTAAACTACTTGATAATCTTGAGTCGAACGCAGAATACAAAGGAATGGATTTGGATAGGTTAAAAATCATTTCTGTCGTTGTTCATCAAGGAACAAAATTAAAAAGATTTACCCCTAGAGCAATGGGGAGAGCTAGTCCAAAGTATGATACGCTGGTACACGTAGAAGTTGTCGCAATCGAGGGAAGGACAAGTTAA